AGGCGTCCAAGGAGGCCGCGGCCGAGTCGGGAACGCCGATGGAGGGGGCGGTGATGCGCTACATCGACCGGCACCCGGGCACCACGGCCAGTGCGGCGGCGGAGGCCACGCAGCTGATCTCCAGCAACTTCAGCCGGGCGGTGCGGAACCTGGAGAAGGCGGGCTACATACGACGCGACGTCGATCCCCAGGACGCGCGGCGCGTGCTGCTCTTTCCCACAGACAAGGCGCAGGAGAACCTGCAACGACTGCGTACGGCCTGGAGCCACCTCATGGAGGGGGCTGTCACCGACTCCGAAGAGGCCGAGATCGACGCCGCGATCTCGACCCTGCGGAACATCGAGGCACGTCTTGTCGCCCGAACGCGCGGCGGGAGCTGATCGGCGGGACCCGATCGGCGGGACCTGACGAATCCGGTGAGCCGGCGCGCTGGAGTTCCTAGACGGCGGCGAAGTCGGTCGACAGGGCGAGCTCGCGCCACCGGTCGAGTTCTTCTGCGACGCTCGCGAGCTTGCCCTCGACCAGCTGCACGCAGTCGCCGCCGAGGTGGAGGCGCGCGGCGGCTGGTCTGCCGTGGCCAGTTGCCGGATCGCGGCCAC
This portion of the Catenulispora sp. EB89 genome encodes:
- a CDS encoding MarR family winged helix-turn-helix transcriptional regulator, yielding MDEEQTSRLFELADLILAVGRHIQASKEAAAESGTPMEGAVMRYIDRHPGTTASAAAEATQLISSNFSRAVRNLEKAGYIRRDVDPQDARRVLLFPTDKAQENLQRLRTAWSHLMEGAVTDSEEAEIDAAISTLRNIEARLVARTRGGS